In the genome of Williamwhitmania sp., the window CGCCTGTATTTTGCAGGACAAACAAAATGATACAGTATAACAGTTACATTATGGCTTTTATGTATATAGTCACTCACATAACAAAAATATAATTAATTTTCGAAGCAGAGCTTCGAGGAATTAGACCTAACGAGATTAAAAGGATTCGTTTCTTCAATTTTTCTCGTGCAAATGAAATCTAAACCTTTCTCATCATATAGTTCAATTATAAAAGATTACACACAAGCGCGTTGCCTTATTAAACATAATTGAAGCATCAAAAAAAGGCGAGGAAAACCTCGCCTTTTTTTAAGCTTATAAAGTTGGAATTAATACCGTGCTCTAGGTTTATAGTGAGTATGGAGCAGCTCATGCGATTTATGACCAAGCGGTGCGCCCAAAAACTCAGCATAAATTTTTGAAACCTCAGGGTTTAGGTGGGATTTACGCAATGCCTTCCCTTGGTCTTCTTGGTAAATTGCAGCAGCACGTTTAGCTCTAACCTCAGGATTAGTAGGAATTGGCTGTCCTCCACCGCCAAGGCATCCACCTGGGCAGGCCATAATCTCAATGAAATGGTAGGAGGACTTACCTGCTTTAATACTCGAGAATAGCTCATAGGCATTTTGGAGCCCGTGGGCAACGGCGGTTTTTAACTCAACACCATCCAAGAACTTCCACTCTGGCTTGGGGTTTTCTATTTTAATAGTAGCCTCCTTTACCCCTTCCATACCCCGAACTGGAGTAATGTTGAGGTTTTTAAATGGAACTTCCCTACCAGTAACCAGCTCATAGGCAGTGCGAAGGGCAGCTTCCATAACACCACCCGTTGCCCCAAAGATAATGGCAGCACCGGTTGATTCACCCATGAGGCTATCGCACTTATCCTCAGGAAGGGTTACAAAATTGATTCCAGCTTGCTTAATCATAATGGCCAGCTCGCGAGTAGTCAGCACATAGTCTACATCTTTATAGCCACTGGAGCGCATTTCTGGTCTATCTGCCTCAAACTTTTTAGCAGTGCAGGGCATAATAGATACCGAAACGATATCTGCAGGGTTAATCTTGCGCTTTTCAGCATAATATGTCTTAACGAGCGCTCCAAACATTTGCTGCGGAGACTTGCAGGTAGACAGGTTGTCGAGATATTCAGGAAATGCATGCTCAATGAACTTGATCCAACCTGGAGAGCAGGAGGTGGCCATGGGCAACTTCACAGTAGGATCTTTATCAACCAATGCTCTCTTAAGTCTAGTTAAGAGCTCAGTCCCTTCTTCCATAATGGTAAGGTCGGCTGTAAAATCGGTATCTAAAACGGAGTCAAACCCCATTCGCCTCAGTGCAGAGACCATTTTGCCAGTAACTATGGCACCAGCAGGTATACCCAAATCTTCACCAAGGGCAATTCTTACGGCTGGTGCAGTTTGAACAACAACATGCTTTTTAGGATCGTAAATGGCATCCCATACCTCTTCAATGTAGTTCTTTTCGGTGAGCGCTCCGGTGGGGCATCGGTTAACGCATTGACCACAGTTGGAGCACACTACATCGTACATGGAGTTCTCGTAGAAGGTGGAAATCTTCATGTGCTCGCCCTTGTAAGCTACCGATAGGGCACCAAGGTGCTGAAGTTCCTCGCAGGTGCGCACACAGCGCTGGCAGCGAATACACTTGCTGTCGTCCTTAATAATTGAGGGAGACATTCTGTCGATGGTGTAGTTCTTCAGTGGAACTAGGTCAATAAACATTGGTTCCAAAATTTTAAACTCCGAAGCCAAGTTCTGCAGTTCACATTTACCATTTTTGAAACACTTTGTACAGTCCGCATTATGCTCAGAAAGCAGTAGTTCAATAACATGCTTCCTCGCGGTTCGAACCTTAAGCGTGTTAGTGTGAATTTCCATACCCTCGGCAGCAGGTGTTGCACAGGATGCTACCAATGCCTTTGCTCCCGTCTGTTCTACAACACATACACGGCAATTTCCCGCAATGCAGAGATCTTTGTGATAGCAAAGAGTTGGGATTTGAATGTTGAGCTGCTCGGCCGCATGGAGAACGCTAGTACCCTCATCCACAGTAACCGCCAAACCATCTATTTTGAGATTTATTTTTTTTACCATTGCAGTGAAATTTTCAAATTAGTAAATCATTTCCTCCTTAAAGTTCTCCACAATTGAAGAAAAGCTGTTGGCAACGCTCTGCCCAAGTCCACACTTGGCAGTGATTTTCATTGTTTGCGTTAGCTTGAGCAGCTGGTCGAGGTAGGAAATTGGCTTCTCCCCGCGCTTAACTGCTTCAATTCCAAGAAGCAGCTGCTGACAACCAACACGGCAAGGTGTGCACTGCCCGCAAGATTCTTCCTGAAAAAATTCAAGGTAATTCTTCAGCACGTTATACATTGAGCGAGAACTATTGAATAGCATCATTGAGCCACCAGTTGGAACTCCTTCAAAACCAATTATCGTTTCATTGAATTTTTTTCTAGGAACGCAAAATCCGGAGGCACCACCAACCTGAACGGCTTTGGTATCGCCATCACCAAACTCCTCCACAAAATGGTCCACGCTCATACCCAGTTCCAACTCATATATGCCAGCCTTTGGGGTATCACCAGAAACGGAAAATACCTTAGAACCACGGGAATCGGTAGTGCCCAAGTCCTTAAACTTCTGGGACCCATGTTTCAAGATCATAAACGCATATACCAGTGTCTCAACGTTGTTGATAACCGTGGGTTTGTTTCGAAAACCTGCCACGGTAGGGTATGGTGGCTTATTTCTTGGCTCCCCGCGATGGCCCTCCATCGACTCAAAGAGTGCGCTCTCCTCACCACAGATGTAGGCTCCACTGCCCATTATAATCTGAATTCTAAAGTCAATATTGAGTGACTTCAGCACTGCGTGAAAAGTGTCCAACTCAGTCTTAAGGTTTGGCAGTAAGAACCGATACTCACCCCTTAAATAGATAAAGCCCTGCCTTGCACCAATTACCTTGCCGCAAATGGCCATTCCACCAAAAACTTTATGTGGTACCTTAAACAGAATCTCGCGATCCTTAAACGTTCCAGGCTCGCCCTCATCAGCGTTGCAGACAACAAAACGCTCGTCGGCTGGCTGTTCAGAAGTAAACTTCCATTTTAGACCAGTGGGGAAGCCAGCGCCACCACGACCGCGTAGACCGCTGTCAAGTACCTCTTTTACAATGGTCTCGTTAGATAGCGAATATGCTTTCTGCAAAATTTCTTTAGGGTTTGCATCCTGGTCAAATATCAGGTCTACCCGTTTCAGATGCGTATATGTCATGATAATTTTACCTTTCTATTTATGGTTCTACTTTTTCATGTATTCGGAAATAATATCCCGAACTTTATCGGCGGTTAGCTCGGTGTATGCTTCATCGTTGATGAGCATTGCCGGGCCTTTATGACACCAACCAAGGCAGTTGGTTTCCAGCAGAGAAAATTTCCGGTTAAGGGTGGTTTCTCCAACCTTAATCTTCAGAATATCCTCAACGGTCTGCAGGATGGCATTTTTTCCCTTCATGGAGCAGGTAATGGTTTTACAAACCCTAATTACATACTTTCCACGCGGTTCGGTATCAAGAAAGGAGTAAAAGGTCGCCGTGCCGTAAACTTGGGCGGCCGAAATGTCGAGTTCGCGGGCAACTTCCGTCATTGCCTCCTGAGTTATAAATCGCTCCTCCTGTATTATACCCTGTAAAATTGGGATTAGCGCTTCCCTCGACCGACCGTGTGAATCGGCTAGGCTCTTTACTAAATCGCGAGTTTCAATCATAGCCATGCTAGTTAAATTTGAATTTTTGTTATTTCGTTAACACTGTTATTTATATAACGTCATTAACTTTTTCATCTTTTTGATCTTCAAGTATAAAACTATATTCGCCATAGGATATTTACCATGACTATTCAACACCTGGCGATATGAGAAATGTCATATTTCTTCAATAAATCTAGCCGCAATTCCAAAAAAAAGAGCCCCAATTGGAGCTCATTAACCTGAATATAAGTAGGTTTATTTGTCAATCAACTATTTTCATCTCATTGAGCAACCATCCAGCCCCAGCATATTTATCAATAATAAATAGGGCATACCTCACGTCGAGGGCAATATTACGACAACGACTATTGTCGAACATGATGTCGCTCATGGTTCCCTCCCAAACCCTATCGAAGTTTACGCCAATTAGCTGCCCCTTTCCATTTAGAACAGGAGATCCACTGTTGCCCCCGGTTGTATGATTCGTTGCGATAAAGGCTACCGGTAACTTACCCTTCTCACCAAAGCGGCCAAAATCCTTCATTTCGTACAGTTTTTTCAACTTAGGCGGAACAACATAATCGTATATTGTTGAATCATCCTTCTCCATTACGCCTGTGAGGGTTGACTGAAATTCATACTGCACGGCATCGCGTGGTTGATACCCCTGCACTTGTCCAAAGGCAATGCGAAGGGTGAAGTTGGCATCGGGATAAAAAGTACGCCTAGGATTCATCTCCATGGTGGCGCGCATGTACCGCCTCAATTGAATATTGATATCCTGCTCCATTTGGGCAAGCGAAGGTGCTACGGACTGGCTGTACATCTCCATGATATCATGATTTATTTTAACGGCTGGATCGAGTGAAACATCCCTAATAGAGGCTGAGTCTAGCTGCTGCAGAAGAGCAAAAGCCTTTAATGAATCTGCAAACATGGAACGCTGAAAAACCTCTGCAGCTATGGTATCGGGCCAGTGCCGAACATCCCTGAATGCAGCAAGCATATCTAGGGGAACAAACTGAGCTGAAACATTCTGCAGATAAGCACTCAACATCGAGGACAAAATCTTCCTGTCTATTGCTGGATCGTAATTCTTATAAAAGGTATGCAGGTAAGCGTTAAATTCCCTCAACTTTAGAGAATCAACTGAAGAAAACTCACTTTGCTTCTGAAGTTTTTGCGCTAAGCGCTCAAACTGGGCAGCCACTCTAAATATTTCTATGGAACCGATTGCCTCTCGGTAGTAATCACGAGCATGAGAAAAGGGTGCATATTCCTGATAATCCTGTTTTAACTGCGGAAGCAGCATGCCATACTGTGCAGTCCTCGCAGTGTTACCGTTTACCCAGGTGGAAAACTTTTCCTCCTGCTCTTCCTTCACCTGAATACCATTACTACGAGAAAGTCCATTAACTTCACCTATCCATTTTTTCCACCCATTCGCTACGGAGGCGTACTTAGCTGCATACATTATCCTTACTTTTTGGTCAGAGGCCATTGCCTCACCCATAATTTTCAAACGAGATTGCCGTAGCGCAATCTTGCAAGGATCACTTTGATCAACCAATTGTCGAACTGCAAACGAAGGAATGTATTCCTGAGTTCGTCCGGGATATCCATACACCAGCGTAAAATCACCAGCCTTAATTCCCTTAATTGAAAGTTCCAGAAACTTTTTTGGCTTATAGGGAACGTTAGAGGGCGAGTAAGGGGCAGGCTTGTTATCCTTTCCAGCATAGATGCGAAAGAGGCTGAAGTCGCCTGTATGACGAGGCCACATCCAATTATCGGTATCTCCTCCAAACTTACCAATTGATGAAGGCGGGGCACCAACCAAGCGAACATCGGTAAACTCCTCGTAGGTGTACAGGAAATATTGATTCCCATTGTAAAGTGGATCAACCTCCACAACATAGCTATTGCCCTTGGTTGCGTCAGCCTTCAATGCCTTTATTCGCTGGGAGATGAGCCTCTCACGATTTATTTCAGAAACAGTATCGGTAATACCCAGCAAAACTGTAGAGGTAACATCCTCCATGCTGACAAGAAACTTCACACTCAGTCCTGGATTCGGTAGTTCCTCTGCTTGAGACATGGCCCAGAAACCGTTTTCAAGATAATTGTGATCCAACGTGCTATGGGCCTGAATAGAACCATATCCGCAGTGATGGTTGGTAATTAATAGCCCTTCACCGGAGATAAGTTCTCCAGTACAACCACCACCAAACTGAACAACGGCATCCTTGAGGCTTGCATGATTAACGCTGTAAATATCTTCTGCCGTTAACTTAAATCCTTCTGCCCTCATCTCCTTCAACTTTTGCATACCAACGAGCAGAGGAAGCCACATACCTTCATCGGCAATGGCAGTTCCAGTAGTGATAAAAACAGCAACGAGAATCACTATAAATCTTCTCATACTTACTTTAATTTATGTTATTCACAAAGTTTTCTAATTCAATATAAAGCCGCTGAACGGGAAGACCCATAACGTTAAAGTAGGAGCCTTCAATTTTCTCAATTCCAATATAACCTATCCATTCCTGAATACCATAAGCACCCGCTTTATCCAAGGGCCTGAAGTGGTCAAGATAGAAAGTAATCTCATCGGCGGTTAACTCTCTAAAATACACATATGTAGAAACTGAGAACGTAGATATCTTTTCTGGTGTTGAAAGCGTAACCCCGGTGATTACCTCATGACGCTTTCCTGAAAGGAAGCGAAGCATTTCTGCAGCTTGAACAAGGCTTTCGGGTTTACCCAACAAAATATCCTCACAAATCACCACGGTATCGGCAGTAATCAAAATATCACCTGACACCAAATTGGGAGCATAAGCATTGGCTTTGAGGGCAGCTAAGTAGACCGGAACATTAGCCAATGGAATATTTGTCGGAAACGTTTCTTCAACATTGGCCGTGGTAAGAATCTCAAAATTAACACCCAACTCTTTGAGTAAGAGTTGCCGTCGTGGCGAGGCAGAACCCAGAAAAACTCTATAAGGTAAAAGTTTATGCTCAAGCATCAAAGCATCAATATTTTATACTCAACAATAAAATAAAAGCACACAGAGTATAAGATTCCGCCAAGCATAATAAACTTTGCGTAATTGCTAATTCTTGTATAATCTGTTTTGACCTTTGCAACAAACAGCCGAGCAATCATAAATAAAAAAGGTAGCAATACGAATGTTACTAGATAGGCCAACGAGAAGTAATCGAAACCTCCATCAGGAAGGAACATCAACCTAGTTATAAAGAGATACACCAATGCAAATACAGTTAACATAGAGAGAAGAATTACGACCCACTTTGAACTCTGTAGACCAAATGCCAAGGGCAGGGAGTTGCGACCAACAACGGAATCACCTTCAAAATCTTCCATATCCTTCACTATCTCACGAATGAGTGTAAGAATAAATGCAAAAAAGGAAAAGCCACCAACCCAGTAAATGAGCACATTCAAGTTAAGGCCAAGGTTAATGAGGTCAGAAAGGTATGCTTTATTGAGTAGTGGTAGTTCAAATATTAGGACTAGCATTGGGACAATGCCGGTGAGTACCGCCACCAAAATATTACCAACTAGCAGCTGGCGTTTGTAACTTACGGAATAGAACCATAGCAGTCCCGCTGCTAGTGGAAAAATCAGTGCAAAACTAAAAACATGCACAATGTAGGAAACATAAAGTCCAGAAGCAACTCCAGCGGTGTTCAGCCAAAAGTGTAGGGCGATACTGGCTCGCCGAGAAACCTTCTTACCAACTAATGGTCGGTTAGGTTTGTTTATGGCGTCGGTTTTAATGTCGAAGTAATCGTTGATCACATAACCAGCTGCCGCAATGCAAACAGAGGCAAGCACAAGAAATGCAAAGGTTACCGTTGACAGCTGAAGACTCAAGTTCATGAGTGACAGAATAGGTGCAATAACAAGATACCGGATGGCCAATTGGGTAATAATGATTATTACCAGGTTGTTCCACCGCATTAGCCTCATATAAGAGGAAAACTGGCTATTAATGAATTTCTTATACATAAGGCCAATAGTTTTGTGCTCGTAATACTTGTTCAACCACGTCTCTTACACAGCCTTCCCCACCCTTGTATGGCGAAATATAGTGTGCCAAATCCTTTATCTGAGGCACAGCATCAGCTGGAGCACAAGGAATGCCAGCCTGCTTCATTACCTCATAATCGGGTAGATCGTCACCCATGTAAAGTAGATCAACTGGGGCAATTGAATGTTTGCCACAAAAATCATTAAAATCACTTAGCTTATCGCGCGAGCCAAGATAGATGTCGGTAACGCCCAAACCTTGGAATCGAGCCCTTAAGCTCTCCGATTTTCCGCCAGAGATTATGGCAACTGGATAGTTCTTACTAAGCGCTAACTGTAAGGCATAACCATCACGCA includes:
- a CDS encoding IS200/IS605 family transposase, translated to MSDYIHKSHNVTVILYHFVCPAKYRR
- a CDS encoding geranylgeranylglycerol-phosphate geranylgeranyltransferase, with the protein product MYKKFINSQFSSYMRLMRWNNLVIIIITQLAIRYLVIAPILSLMNLSLQLSTVTFAFLVLASVCIAAAGYVINDYFDIKTDAINKPNRPLVGKKVSRRASIALHFWLNTAGVASGLYVSYIVHVFSFALIFPLAAGLLWFYSVSYKRQLLVGNILVAVLTGIVPMLVLIFELPLLNKAYLSDLINLGLNLNVLIYWVGGFSFFAFILTLIREIVKDMEDFEGDSVVGRNSLPLAFGLQSSKWVVILLSMLTVFALVYLFITRLMFLPDGGFDYFSLAYLVTFVLLPFLFMIARLFVAKVKTDYTRISNYAKFIMLGGILYSVCFYFIVEYKILML
- a CDS encoding HAD-IIIA family hydrolase, producing the protein MSNFFKNELKGVRAFAFDVDGVFTDGTIYLHPSGEMLRTANMRDGYALQLALSKNYPVAIISGGKSESLRARFQGLGVTDIYLGSRDKLSDFNDFCGKHSIAPVDLLYMGDDLPDYEVMKQAGIPCAPADAVPQIKDLAHYISPYKGGEGCVRDVVEQVLRAQNYWPYV
- a CDS encoding NADH-ubiquinone oxidoreductase-F iron-sulfur binding region domain-containing protein, which translates into the protein MTYTHLKRVDLIFDQDANPKEILQKAYSLSNETIVKEVLDSGLRGRGGAGFPTGLKWKFTSEQPADERFVVCNADEGEPGTFKDREILFKVPHKVFGGMAICGKVIGARQGFIYLRGEYRFLLPNLKTELDTFHAVLKSLNIDFRIQIIMGSGAYICGEESALFESMEGHRGEPRNKPPYPTVAGFRNKPTVINNVETLVYAFMILKHGSQKFKDLGTTDSRGSKVFSVSGDTPKAGIYELELGMSVDHFVEEFGDGDTKAVQVGGASGFCVPRKKFNETIIGFEGVPTGGSMMLFNSSRSMYNVLKNYLEFFQEESCGQCTPCRVGCQQLLLGIEAVKRGEKPISYLDQLLKLTQTMKITAKCGLGQSVANSFSSIVENFKEEMIY
- a CDS encoding Maf family nucleotide pyrophosphatase, whose translation is MLEHKLLPYRVFLGSASPRRQLLLKELGVNFEILTTANVEETFPTNIPLANVPVYLAALKANAYAPNLVSGDILITADTVVICEDILLGKPESLVQAAEMLRFLSGKRHEVITGVTLSTPEKISTFSVSTYVYFRELTADEITFYLDHFRPLDKAGAYGIQEWIGYIGIEKIEGSYFNVMGLPVQRLYIELENFVNNIN
- the nuoE gene encoding NADH-quinone oxidoreductase subunit NuoE, which translates into the protein MAMIETRDLVKSLADSHGRSREALIPILQGIIQEERFITQEAMTEVARELDISAAQVYGTATFYSFLDTEPRGKYVIRVCKTITCSMKGKNAILQTVEDILKIKVGETTLNRKFSLLETNCLGWCHKGPAMLINDEAYTELTADKVRDIISEYMKK
- a CDS encoding S46 family peptidase: MRRFIVILVAVFITTGTAIADEGMWLPLLVGMQKLKEMRAEGFKLTAEDIYSVNHASLKDAVVQFGGGCTGELISGEGLLITNHHCGYGSIQAHSTLDHNYLENGFWAMSQAEELPNPGLSVKFLVSMEDVTSTVLLGITDTVSEINRERLISQRIKALKADATKGNSYVVEVDPLYNGNQYFLYTYEEFTDVRLVGAPPSSIGKFGGDTDNWMWPRHTGDFSLFRIYAGKDNKPAPYSPSNVPYKPKKFLELSIKGIKAGDFTLVYGYPGRTQEYIPSFAVRQLVDQSDPCKIALRQSRLKIMGEAMASDQKVRIMYAAKYASVANGWKKWIGEVNGLSRSNGIQVKEEQEEKFSTWVNGNTARTAQYGMLLPQLKQDYQEYAPFSHARDYYREAIGSIEIFRVAAQFERLAQKLQKQSEFSSVDSLKLREFNAYLHTFYKNYDPAIDRKILSSMLSAYLQNVSAQFVPLDMLAAFRDVRHWPDTIAAEVFQRSMFADSLKAFALLQQLDSASIRDVSLDPAVKINHDIMEMYSQSVAPSLAQMEQDINIQLRRYMRATMEMNPRRTFYPDANFTLRIAFGQVQGYQPRDAVQYEFQSTLTGVMEKDDSTIYDYVVPPKLKKLYEMKDFGRFGEKGKLPVAFIATNHTTGGNSGSPVLNGKGQLIGVNFDRVWEGTMSDIMFDNSRCRNIALDVRYALFIIDKYAGAGWLLNEMKIVD
- a CDS encoding NADH-dependent [FeFe] hydrogenase, group A6 encodes the protein MVKKINLKIDGLAVTVDEGTSVLHAAEQLNIQIPTLCYHKDLCIAGNCRVCVVEQTGAKALVASCATPAAEGMEIHTNTLKVRTARKHVIELLLSEHNADCTKCFKNGKCELQNLASEFKILEPMFIDLVPLKNYTIDRMSPSIIKDDSKCIRCQRCVRTCEELQHLGALSVAYKGEHMKISTFYENSMYDVVCSNCGQCVNRCPTGALTEKNYIEEVWDAIYDPKKHVVVQTAPAVRIALGEDLGIPAGAIVTGKMVSALRRMGFDSVLDTDFTADLTIMEEGTELLTRLKRALVDKDPTVKLPMATSCSPGWIKFIEHAFPEYLDNLSTCKSPQQMFGALVKTYYAEKRKINPADIVSVSIMPCTAKKFEADRPEMRSSGYKDVDYVLTTRELAIMIKQAGINFVTLPEDKCDSLMGESTGAAIIFGATGGVMEAALRTAYELVTGREVPFKNLNITPVRGMEGVKEATIKIENPKPEWKFLDGVELKTAVAHGLQNAYELFSSIKAGKSSYHFIEIMACPGGCLGGGGQPIPTNPEVRAKRAAAIYQEDQGKALRKSHLNPEVSKIYAEFLGAPLGHKSHELLHTHYKPRARY